The Ahaetulla prasina isolate Xishuangbanna chromosome 11, ASM2864084v1, whole genome shotgun sequence genome contains a region encoding:
- the SHROOM4 gene encoding protein Shroom4 isoform X5, which yields MESLDPASQTYYEGSLSPIDQAMYQSKRDSAYSSFSASSSTSDSALRPEEAGSVDGAQPGQLPEPRYLQTGGEPAGLPCPGSGVRLSSSVQSGSLPSPAKAAAAPPHPPVRQDSLHACNPLPEDPRPSIHTGGLCPENRWSSDISLCTPGRDSHGPGGQLATTGLLKDSPVPDQYYLLSSHTEPHPGMKKSPQSPPSPLAESPGDPPEEKGHEVEPNNCAVPPSSWKTGWAGPFSHRHSIPEHLLVAQLQALEVSRGQEGPRWTVSPLHKEQKDLQAPEPRLNLDHCSQKPCEPAEELNSPPTTEEGPPSPRGACMALGKPQSILLTGSPPLPEFGNASTPRPGFQAAPRVDRLPDTERGLPATQKGQHRSAQIRRRSDRFATNLRNEIQWRKAQLQKAKGPVGLGCEEEPAPQAEEPPTHTAAPALPPPLGEGRPLGSSGLLAVSPKRWGSELSVFGEERAPSSPQRMPGDLVPKEKPRLPAHAGGWGGGRWRWSPEHKLQPQESEPGLSSQLPFDEPGLLPFADRRKFFEETSRSLPTRPYGSLQGRLDGTRTPEAEKPGSAEHEDFRRHSLDQSYRCPPSPPIYQDFQPEIVRLCKSLARPGVDTEHWWALPCSCAIREACAYSFQDECAMLHSRSMPVPPSPRAHHCHPCSWSCRSECCCPGQQKFVEDGGPWQARKPFQVELPPDEWEPPAVNRASSHAVSQLLQHKVAFTRISPFWTCFERTEPVGPPFCQAPSTHNLSWDCKQPKWVTEKGGSEGGFSDPHKPPLRERAYSESHLCTEPARVSAREWQEAPLAKVQEAAPKSPPCQTRRRGPPPPRPPPPNWEKYRPAASHQHLLPAQASLPIHVQDSWAPGQPGFEAARERSRSLPAEQLWHNRPQLQCPWLPDARPDGAPSHPGQDNPHYYCHGSPPQTWEWLMAEGSAPSRAANSSEGAAAQEPPRFVKQEMPTGSPSEQPLTWHPQQGVPVSQDAAGESHKSGPPPLRLNSEELMRDVAGKDRSLAGVLSSGFGLRSAAEVMSDLFAESSCSLWPRQDWSLRESGPSCPERQQKSPQSATGGGAPHSCLTYLNLSVGKAELLNQIKDRSELAAASSEEEPDHDLAQKKVQLIESIGRKLEVLQEAQQSLQDDLSANAALGREVENYIKGACKPHELEKFRLVIGDLDKVVNLLLSLSGRLARVENALSGLNVEEEEEEEEEKMALLEKKRQLTAQLEDAKELQEHVGQREQLVFATVSRCLPPEQLQDYQHFVRMKSALAIQQRQLDDKIKLGEEQLRCLWESLPRRPRKP from the exons ATGGAAAGCCTGGACCCGGCCAGCCAGACCTACTATGAGGGCAGCCTGTCCCCCATTGACCAGGCCATGTACCAAAGCAAAAGGGACTCTGCCTACAGTTCCTTCTCGGCCAGCTCGAGCACCTCCGACTCTGCCCTGCGACCTGAGGAGGCCGGCTCCGTGGACGGCGCCCAACCCGGCCAGCTGCCAGAGCCTCGGTATCTGCAGACGGGAGGAGAGCCTGCAGGCCTGCCGTGCCCAGGTTCTGGTGTCCGGTTATCCTCCAGCGTTCAGTCGGGCTCTCTTCCCAGCCCTGCCAAAGCAGCTGCCGCTCCTCCCCACCCGCCTGTGAGACAAGACAGTCTGCATGCGTGTAATCCCCTGCCAGAAGACCCAAGACCATCGATCCACACAGGTGGTTTGTGTCCCGAGAATCGGTGGAGCTCGGACATCTCCCTCTGCACACCTGGCCGCGATTCCCATGGGCCTGGGGGACAGTTGGCCACCACAGGCCTCCTGAAGGACTCTCCAGTCCCTGACCAGTACTACTTGCTGAGCTCACACACAGAGCCACACCCTGGGATGAAGAAGAGCCCACAATCCCCCCCCTCGCCTTTGGCTGAGAGCCCCGGAGACCCCCCTGAAGAGAAGGGGCATGAGGTGGAGCCGAATAACTGTGCAGTGCCCCCTTCTTCCTGGAAGACTGGCTGGGCCGGGCCCTTCAGCCATCGCCACAGCATCCCAGAACACCTGCTGGTGGCCCAGTTGCAGGCCTTGGAGGTCTCCCGTGGCCAGGAGGGTCCTCGCTGGACAGTGTCTCCTCTGCACAAGGAGCAGAAGGACCTGCAGGCTCCAGAGCCACGTCTAAATCTAGACCACTGCAGCCAGAAGCCCTGCGAGCCGGCAGAAGAGCTGAATTCCCCCCCAACCACAGAAGAGGGGCCCCCTTCTCCACGGGGTGCTTGCATGGCACTGGGGAAGCCCCAGAGCATCCTCCTGACTGGTTCCCCGCCACTGCCAGAGTTTGGCAATGCCAGCACCCCCCGGCCAGGCTTCCAGGCAGCCCCCCGTGTGGATCGTTTGCCAGACACTGAAAGGGGCCTTCCAGCCACCCAGAAGGGCCAGCATCGCTCTGCACAGATCCGCCGGCGCAGTGATCGCTTCGCCACCAACCTGCGGAATGAGATCCAGTGGCGAAAAGCCCAACTGCAGAAGGCCAAAGGTCCCGTGGGGCTAGGGTGTGAAGAGGAGCCTGCCCCACAGGCAGAGGAGCCCCCCACCCACACCGCGGCTCCTGCCCTGCCTCCTCCCTTAGGGGAGGGCAGACCTCTTGGCTCCTCTGGGCTGCTGGCTGTTTCCCCCAAGCGGTGGGGCTCTGAGCTGAGCGTGTTTGGGGAGGAGAGAGCCCCAAGCAGCCCCCAGAGGATGCCTGGGGACCTGGTGCCCAAGGAGAAGCCTCGGCTACCGGCCCACGCGGGAGGATGGGGAGGCGGCCGCTGGCGCTGGTCCCCGGAGCACAAGCTCCAGCCTCAGGAGTCAGAGCCAGGGCTGTCCTCACAGCTGCCTTTCGACGAACCCGGCCTTTTGCCTTTTGCCGACCGGCGGAAGTTCTTTGAGGAGACAAGCCGCTCGCTGCCCACCAGGCCCTATGGCTCTCTTCAGGGCAGGCTTGATGGCACACGGACCCCCGAGGCAGAGAAGCCGGGAAGTGCTGAGCACGAGGACTTCAGGCGTCACTCCCTTGACCAGTCCTACCGGTGCCCACCTTCGCCTCCCATCTACCAGGATTTCCAGCCAGAGATTGTGAGGTTGTGCAAGTCCCTGGCCCGACCTGGAGTGGACACTGAGCATTGGTGGGCTCTTCCTTGCTCATGTGCAATCCGAGAGGCCTGCGCATACAGCTTTCAGGACGAGTGCGCCATGCTGCACTCAAGGAGCATGCCAGTGCCACCCAGCCCCCGTGCCCACCATTGTCACCCCTGTTCCTGGAGCTGCCGCAGTGAGTGCTGTTGCCCAGGTCAGCAGAAGTTCGTGGAGGATGGAGGTCCCTGGCAAGCAAGGAAGCCTTTTCAGGTG GAACTCCCCCCGGATGAATGGGAGCCCCCAGCTGTGAACAGAGCAAGCAGCCATGCTGTGAG TCAGCTCCTGCAGCACAAGGTGGCCTTCACCAGGATCAGCCCCTTCTGGACCTGCTTTGAGCGCACCGAACCGGTTGGGCCCCCTTTCTGCCAGGCCCCATCCACACACAACCTCTCCTGGGACTGCAAGCAACCAAAGTGGGTCACGGAGAAGGGGGGCTCAGAAGGGGGGTTCAGCGATCCCCACAAACCCCCCTTGCGTGAAAGGGCCTATTCGGAGAGCCACCTCTGCACCGAAcctgccagagtctctgcaaggGAGTGGCAAGAAGCCCCATTGGCCAAGGTGCAGGAGGCGGCACCAAAGTCACCACCATGCCAAACCAGAAGAAGGGGGCCCCCACCTCCGCGCCCTCCCCCACCCAACTGGGAGAAATACCGGCCAGCCGCTTCACACCAACACCTTCTCCCTGCCCAGGCCAGCCTGCCCATTCATGTGCAGGACTCCTGGGCCCCGGGCCAGCCTGGCTTCGAAGCAGCCAGGGAGCGTTCTCGGAGCCTCCCCGCGGAGCAGCTGTGGCATAATAGGCCACAACTGCAGTGCCCGTGGCTGCCTGATGCAAGACCCGATGGCGCCCCTTCCCACCCAGGGCAAGACAACCCCCACTACTACTGCCACGGGTCACCACCCCAGACCTGGGAGTGGCTGATGGCCGAGGGGAGTGCCCCATCCAG GGCGGCCAATTCCTCAGAGGGGGCAGCTGCCCAGGAGCCTCCCAGGTTCGTGAAGCAGGAGATGCCAACCGGCAGCCCCTCAGAGCAGCCCCTTACCTGGC ATCCCCAACAGGGTGTGCCTGTGTCCCAGGATGCTGCGGGAGAGAGTCACAAATCAGGGCCGCCACCCTTGCGCCTGAATTCGGAGGAGCTGATGAGAGACGTGGCAGGCAAGGACCGCTCTTTGGCTGGAGTGCTGAGCTCTGGTTTTGGACTCCGGTCAGCAGCCGAGGTGATGAGTGACCTCTTTGCTGAAAGTAGCTGTTCTCTCTGGCCAAGGCAGGACTGGTCACTGCGGGAGAGTGGTCCCAGCTGCCCTGAAAG GCAGCAGAAGTCTCCCCAGTCTGCCACTGGAGGGGGAGCCCCCCACTCCTGCTTGACTTACCTCAACTTGTCAGTGGGCAAGGCTGAGCTGCTGAATCAAATAAAGGACCGCTCTGAGTTGGCTGCAGCCTCTTCAGAAGAGGAGCCGGACCATGACCTGGCTCAGAAGAAG GTGCAGCTGATCGAGAGCATTGGACGGAAGCTggaggtgctgcaggaggcccagCAGAGCCTGCAGGATGATCTGAGTGCCAATGCGGCCCTTGGCAGAGAGGTGGAGAATTACATCAAGGGAGCCTGCAAGCCCCATGAATTGGAGAAGTTCCGCCTCGTCATAGGCGACCTGGACAAGGTGGTTAACCTTCTGCTCTCGCTGTCCGGGAGGCTGGCCCGAGTGGAGAACGCCCTCAGTGGCCTGAatgtggaggaggaagaagaggaggaggaggagaag ATGGCCCTCCTGGAGAAGAAGCGGCAGCTTACAGCGCAGCTGGAGGATGCCAAGGAGCTGCAGGAGCATGTGGGTCAGCGGGAGCAGCTTGTCTTTGCCACCGTCTCACGCTGCCTACCCCCTGAGCAACTGCAAGACTATCAGCACTTCGTGCGCATGAAGTCTGCCCTGGCAATCCAGCAACGGCAGCTGGACGATAAGATCAAACTGGGTGAGGAGCAGCTGCGTTGTCTCTGGGAGAGCCTGCCTCGGAGACCCAGGAAGCCCTAG